A genomic segment from Rhodospirillaceae bacterium encodes:
- a CDS encoding TRAP transporter substrate-binding protein, with translation MRNKFLTAIGAVGAVVALGSGVAHAEKWDMPMAYSATNFHSATGAEFAKCVTMGTGGSIEVVTHPSGSLFKGGDIKRAIQTGQAPIGERLLSGHQNENALFGFDSIPFLATSFDDSAKLWKAAKPTLTKLLDSQNLVLLYAVPWPPQGLYFKKEVNAVADMKGIKFRSYNTATARLAELTGMLPVTIEAAEISQAFATGVAESMVSSGSTGYDRKVWESLTHFYEVDAWLPRNYVMVNKDVWGGTSKANQNVLRGCASLAEYTGLYRSIEYTQFTLNGLKAGGMTVGPAGDKLVSDLKEIGKTMTTEWLAKSGAEGNAIVDAFKAMK, from the coding sequence ATGCGAAATAAATTCTTAACAGCTATTGGCGCTGTTGGTGCGGTAGTCGCTTTGGGTAGCGGTGTCGCGCACGCCGAAAAATGGGATATGCCGATGGCCTATTCTGCAACCAACTTCCATTCCGCGACAGGCGCTGAATTTGCCAAATGCGTGACCATGGGAACCGGTGGTTCCATTGAAGTCGTCACACACCCTTCCGGCTCATTGTTCAAGGGCGGCGACATCAAACGCGCCATCCAGACCGGGCAGGCCCCGATTGGCGAGCGCTTGCTTTCTGGCCATCAGAATGAAAATGCCTTGTTCGGTTTTGACTCAATTCCATTCCTGGCTACGTCTTTCGATGATTCGGCAAAACTGTGGAAAGCCGCCAAGCCGACATTGACCAAACTTCTGGACAGCCAGAACCTGGTTCTGCTGTATGCCGTCCCATGGCCGCCGCAGGGCTTGTACTTCAAGAAGGAAGTCAACGCGGTCGCCGATATGAAGGGCATCAAGTTCCGTTCTTACAATACCGCGACGGCGCGTCTGGCTGAATTGACAGGCATGTTGCCGGTGACCATTGAAGCGGCGGAAATTTCACAAGCTTTTGCCACCGGCGTTGCTGAATCCATGGTTTCATCCGGCTCTACCGGTTACGACCGTAAAGTCTGGGAAAGCCTGACCCATTTCTACGAAGTTGATGCATGGCTTCCGCGCAACTACGTCATGGTCAACAAAGACGTTTGGGGGGGCACCTCCAAAGCCAACCAGAACGTCCTGCGTGGCTGTGCTTCACTGGCCGAATACACCGGACTGTATCGTTCTATCGAATACACCCAGTTCACCTTGAACGGCCTTAAAGCCGGTGGCATGACCGTTGGTCCTGCCGGTGACAAGCTGGTGTCCGACCTGAAAGAAATCGGCAAAACAATGACGACTGAATGGCTGGCGAAATCCGGCGCTGAAGGCAATGCGATTGTCGATGCTTTCAAAGCTATGAAATAA
- a CDS encoding TRAP transporter small permease subunit has protein sequence MKAFGISVRSMLDRLYFGSGILAALFLISILSLIVIQMLARWTGEVFSGAPDYAGYCMAAASFFAFAHALNRGAHIRVSILLNAVGPKVRRVLEIWCFSIATGLGWYFVYYATKATYWSWKFGDISQGQDATPLWIPQSSMVIGSTIFAIALTDHLIHVLISGDHRIEADVVEQSHGE, from the coding sequence ATGAAAGCCTTTGGGATATCCGTTCGCTCGATGCTGGATCGTCTCTATTTTGGTAGTGGTATTCTGGCTGCCCTGTTTCTTATTTCGATTTTATCTTTAATCGTTATTCAAATGCTGGCCCGCTGGACCGGCGAAGTGTTTTCAGGCGCCCCCGATTACGCCGGTTACTGTATGGCGGCTGCTTCTTTTTTCGCCTTTGCCCACGCCCTTAATCGTGGCGCCCATATTCGTGTCAGCATCCTGCTCAATGCCGTCGGCCCGAAAGTTCGCCGAGTGCTTGAAATCTGGTGCTTTTCCATTGCCACGGGGCTGGGTTGGTACTTTGTCTATTACGCGACGAAAGCGACTTACTGGTCCTGGAAGTTCGGCGATATCAGCCAGGGGCAGGACGCGACCCCGTTATGGATACCGCAATCGTCGATGGTTATTGGCAGCACGATTTTCGCCATTGCCCTGACCGATCATTTAATCCATGTCCTGATTTCCGGTGATCACCGCATCGAAGCCGATGTCGTTGAACAAAGTCATGGGGAGTAA
- a CDS encoding TRAP transporter large permease subunit: MDEFQLIAIFLFILFLLLGTGIWVGLALLGVAFVGMEMFTTRPVGDTMITTIWSASSSWTLTALPLFIWMGEILYRTRLSEDMFRGLSPWLGKLPGGLIHTNIVGCTIFAAVSGSSAATLTTVGKMSIPELRKREYPEHMIIGTLTGAATLGLMIPPSLTLIVYGVTINESISKLFMAGILPGLVLATMFMGYVAIYSKVSSNFKPIPEPDMTLSEKIANSKFLIPVICLILVVIGSMYMGYATATEAAAFGVLGSLALAGSQGSLSWKTFTASLMGATRTSAMIALILAGASFLSLSMGFTGLPRALAEWIAVLELSRFELLMVLLVFYIVLGCFLDGISSVVLTMAVVEPMIRAAGIDVIWFGIFIVVVIEMAQITPPIGFNLFVMQGMTKHEMGYISKAAIPMFLIMVLMVFVLIFFPELATYLPDNMKNINST, translated from the coding sequence ATGGATGAATTTCAACTGATCGCGATTTTCCTTTTCATCCTGTTCCTTCTGCTGGGAACCGGCATCTGGGTCGGACTGGCCCTGCTCGGCGTTGCCTTTGTCGGCATGGAAATGTTCACAACACGGCCGGTCGGCGATACCATGATCACGACCATCTGGAGCGCCTCCTCCTCATGGACCCTGACGGCCCTGCCATTGTTTATCTGGATGGGGGAAATCCTGTACCGAACGCGATTATCCGAAGACATGTTCCGCGGCCTGTCGCCGTGGCTGGGCAAGTTGCCGGGCGGGCTTATTCACACCAACATTGTTGGTTGTACGATTTTTGCGGCAGTTTCCGGATCCTCCGCTGCGACCCTGACCACGGTCGGCAAGATGTCGATCCCGGAACTTCGCAAGCGCGAATATCCCGAACATATGATCATCGGCACCCTGACCGGGGCTGCGACTCTTGGTCTGATGATACCGCCTTCGCTGACGTTGATTGTCTACGGGGTGACCATTAACGAGTCGATTTCCAAACTGTTCATGGCCGGTATTCTGCCGGGCCTTGTTCTGGCGACCATGTTCATGGGTTACGTGGCGATTTATTCAAAGGTCTCGTCAAATTTCAAACCGATCCCCGAGCCAGACATGACGCTGTCTGAAAAAATCGCCAATTCAAAATTCCTGATTCCGGTGATCTGCCTGATTCTTGTCGTCATCGGCTCCATGTATATGGGCTACGCGACGGCGACAGAAGCTGCCGCCTTTGGTGTCCTGGGATCGTTGGCGCTGGCCGGTTCTCAAGGGTCGCTTTCGTGGAAAACTTTCACCGCAAGCCTGATGGGGGCGACCCGTACCTCGGCCATGATCGCGCTTATTCTGGCTGGCGCTTCCTTCCTGTCGCTGTCCATGGGCTTTACCGGATTGCCCCGGGCACTGGCTGAATGGATTGCGGTTCTTGAATTAAGCCGCTTTGAATTGCTGATGGTGCTGCTGGTGTTCTACATCGTTCTTGGTTGTTTCCTTGACGGCATTTCTTCCGTGGTGCTGACCATGGCCGTGGTCGAGCCGATGATCCGGGCTGCCGGGATCGATGTCATCTGGTTCGGTATCTTCATCGTCGTCGTCATCGAAATGGCGCAAATCACCCCGCCCATCGGCTTTAACCTGTTTGTCATGCAAGGGATGACAAAACACGAAATGGGCTACATCTCAAAAGCCGCCATCCCGATGTTCCTGATTATGGTGCTGATGGTGTTTGTGCTGATTTTTTTCCCTGAACTGGCGACGTATCTGCCCGATAACATGAAAAATATCAATTCGACTTAG
- a CDS encoding cycloisomerase: MTRSHKIKSGRVHLVDLPVEEIHSHGSGDIGSVKSVILELITDTGITGWGEASPWPVFTGTPEANASALKDYFIPAIIDRSPFDVEVLMAEAEKTVVHCQEAKAALETALLDIQGKALGLPIHDLLGGRHRDKVGLSFSIANPNFDEERVKVERLFDEGVRIFKLKTGFNGHDFDLMRVQWLREKYDDQVDLRIDYNQGMNAHEALPRLRDFESFGLSFIEQPVPRDNLEAMSHFTDVLTTPVMADESVFTPREAYVGGQMRVANIYSLKIMKSGGLRRALEVASIARAAGIGVYGGCMFETGVAHAAGAHLMAALPELDLGCEFYMATYYLCEDILTQPFPVKDGHVHIPTGPGLGIDVDRSKLEKYAS; encoded by the coding sequence TTGACGCGATCTCACAAGATTAAGTCCGGTCGTGTCCATCTCGTCGACTTGCCGGTTGAGGAAATTCATTCCCACGGTAGCGGTGACATTGGTTCAGTTAAGTCTGTTATTCTTGAATTGATCACCGATACCGGCATTACCGGTTGGGGCGAAGCGTCGCCGTGGCCGGTCTTCACCGGCACCCCGGAAGCCAATGCCAGTGCCTTAAAGGACTATTTCATTCCGGCCATCATCGACCGTTCGCCCTTTGATGTGGAAGTCCTGATGGCTGAAGCCGAAAAGACCGTCGTTCACTGCCAGGAAGCCAAGGCGGCGCTTGAAACGGCGCTTCTCGATATTCAGGGAAAAGCGCTTGGCCTGCCCATTCACGATTTGCTGGGTGGGCGTCACCGGGACAAGGTTGGCTTAAGTTTTTCCATTGCCAATCCGAATTTCGATGAAGAGCGGGTCAAGGTCGAACGCCTGTTTGACGAGGGCGTGCGTATTTTCAAACTGAAGACCGGTTTCAATGGCCATGACTTTGATTTGATGCGGGTCCAGTGGCTGCGCGAGAAATATGACGATCAGGTCGATCTTCGCATTGATTACAATCAGGGAATGAACGCCCACGAGGCGCTGCCGCGACTGCGTGATTTTGAAAGTTTCGGGTTGTCTTTTATCGAGCAGCCGGTCCCCCGCGATAATCTTGAGGCGATGTCCCACTTCACCGATGTCCTGACGACCCCGGTGATGGCCGATGAGTCGGTCTTTACGCCGCGTGAAGCCTATGTCGGCGGGCAAATGAGAGTGGCCAATATCTACAGCCTTAAGATTATGAAAAGTGGTGGCTTGCGGCGCGCTCTTGAGGTCGCCTCCATCGCCCGGGCGGCGGGTATTGGCGTTTACGGCGGCTGCATGTTTGAAACCGGCGTTGCTCACGCGGCAGGGGCCCACCTGATGGCGGCATTGCCTGAGCTTGATCTGGGCTGCGAGTTCTATATGGCCACGTATTATTTATGCGAGGATATTCTGACCCAGCCTTTCCCGGTTAAGGATGGCCATGTCCACATTCCGACGGGGCCGGGCCTTGGTATTGATGTTGATCGCAGCAAGCTTGAAAAGTACGCCTCCTAA
- a CDS encoding sulfite exporter TauE/SafE family protein: MFQAFPEIALGVYAMAFAVVFFAAIVQSAIGMGFGQVAGPLLLLINADFVPVPIIMMGMLVATMNAIKGRKQVVVGELGFSLAGRTIGSVAAAWVMVLMVDKEAFSLLFAGLILLAVGLSLGKWQLFPNPKTLLIAGTASGFMGTITSVGAPPMGIVYQHSPGPMVRATLNAFFAFGTLASLCALGWFGLLRQDHLMFAIALTPALLLGIWISKHLTSFVDRRFRKLVLGVCIVSSLAVIWDALA, encoded by the coding sequence ATGTTCCAAGCCTTTCCGGAAATTGCCCTTGGCGTATATGCGATGGCCTTCGCCGTCGTTTTTTTTGCCGCCATCGTCCAAAGCGCCATTGGCATGGGCTTTGGGCAGGTCGCAGGGCCGCTTCTGTTGTTGATCAATGCGGATTTTGTCCCTGTTCCGATCATCATGATGGGGATGCTTGTGGCGACCATGAACGCGATCAAAGGCCGCAAACAGGTTGTTGTTGGGGAACTGGGCTTTTCCCTGGCTGGCCGGACTATTGGCTCTGTCGCGGCCGCTTGGGTGATGGTGTTGATGGTCGATAAGGAAGCCTTCTCCTTGTTGTTTGCGGGACTTATATTGCTCGCCGTCGGCCTTAGCCTCGGCAAGTGGCAACTGTTTCCAAACCCCAAAACATTGTTAATTGCGGGAACCGCTTCGGGTTTTATGGGCACCATAACCTCGGTCGGGGCGCCACCCATGGGGATCGTTTATCAACACAGCCCCGGACCCATGGTGCGCGCCACCCTGAACGCCTTTTTCGCTTTTGGAACGCTCGCCTCGCTTTGCGCGCTTGGCTGGTTTGGTCTTTTGCGTCAGGATCATCTGATGTTCGCCATAGCCTTAACACCTGCCTTGCTGCTTGGAATCTGGATTTCAAAACACCTGACGTCCTTTGTCGACAGGCGGTTTCGTAAACTGGTTCTGGGTGTTTGCATTGTTTCCTCACTGGCGGTCATTTGGGATGCGCTGGCATGA
- a CDS encoding MBL fold metallo-hydrolase, whose translation MTGKAVAEVWYSIEPCADNILRFRESHIDTFAVGDIWLVRGSERDLAIDTGCGMVPSAPLIEAVAAKPVTAVALNCYYDHSGGWHGFSDRACHRLDAPELLSPDAEQAEVHRYLNDQTLWALPYQGYLLENYALTGAQPSRLVEDGDRFELGNRSLEVMHTAGRTPGGLVIWEAATGSLFTSDMLYDGRHGDAWPPPDPDAYCTSLRRMRALPVQCVYPGHYDKMDYSQMLEVIDRQLADLEGPDSKRP comes from the coding sequence ATGACGGGCAAAGCGGTCGCAGAAGTCTGGTATTCCATCGAGCCCTGCGCCGACAACATCCTGCGCTTTCGGGAATCCCATATTGATACCTTTGCCGTTGGCGACATCTGGCTGGTCCGCGGCAGCGAGCGTGACTTGGCTATTGATACCGGCTGCGGGATGGTGCCCTCGGCCCCTTTGATCGAAGCCGTTGCGGCAAAGCCGGTTACGGCGGTAGCGCTCAATTGCTACTATGACCATTCGGGTGGCTGGCACGGGTTTTCAGATCGCGCCTGCCACAGGCTCGACGCCCCCGAACTCTTATCCCCTGACGCCGAACAGGCGGAGGTCCATCGATATTTGAACGACCAGACGTTGTGGGCTTTGCCTTACCAAGGTTACCTGCTGGAAAATTATGCTCTGACGGGTGCCCAACCTTCCCGGCTTGTCGAGGACGGCGACAGGTTCGAGCTTGGGAACCGAAGCCTTGAGGTCATGCATACGGCGGGCCGAACCCCCGGCGGGCTGGTCATATGGGAAGCCGCCACCGGTAGCCTGTTCACCAGTGACATGCTGTATGACGGCAGGCACGGCGACGCCTGGCCACCCCCCGACCCGGACGCTTACTGCACCAGCTTGCGACGGATGCGCGCACTTCCTGTGCAATGTGTCTATCCGGGTCATTATGATAAAATGGATTACAGCCAAATGCTTGAGGTCATTGACCGTCAACTGGCCGATCTGGAAGGCCCTGACAGCAAGCGCCCGTAA
- a CDS encoding FAD-dependent oxidoreductase encodes MSARRASGMAEQDKRYDLLFEPVKIGPVTAPNRFYQVPHCTGLGWLRPQMLAGLRATKAEGGWGVINTEYCSIHPTSDDLPFPYASLWDDGDIKAHALMTEQVHEYGALAGAELWYGGSRASNLFSREVSMDVSSMPNLAGNPYQTRAMDKSDIRDLRLWHRQAALRAREAGFDVVYVYATHGYLLSHFLSPETNTRTDEYGGSLENRVRLVRELIEETKEAVGDTCAVAVRFSADETTGEDGVPITGESREMLEIMAELPDLWDININDYSYEMGHSRFAKEGALEDYMSFVKSVTTKPVVTVGRFTSPDAMLSQVKRGIVDFIGAARPSIADPFIPTKIREGRFEDIRECIGCNICYSGDGQSVPIRCTQNPTMSEEWRRGWHPEKIQSKASNAKVLVVGAGPSGLEAARALGLRGYEVAVAEATRDLGGRVSRESALPGLNEWARVRDYRLQQIEKMPNVEIYRESELTAEDVLAFEAEHVVIATGAHWRADGFGRHHLKALTTLGPKKKVFTPDDIMDGRLPEGRVVLFDDDHYYMGGVIAEKLASAGISVTLVTPENKVSAWGEYTVEQSRTQSKLMELGVDIVTAHGLEAFNGREAMTRCVYSDREKSIATDALVMVTARLPNDGLYHELLELKETGASGAPQTVQRIGDCDAPAIIAAAVYAGHRYARELEETELQPPHRDRFVPG; translated from the coding sequence ATGTCCGCAAGGAGGGCATCTGGAATGGCTGAGCAGGACAAACGCTACGATCTGTTATTCGAGCCCGTCAAAATCGGCCCGGTAACAGCGCCGAACCGTTTCTATCAGGTTCCCCATTGCACCGGCCTGGGCTGGTTGCGACCGCAAATGCTGGCCGGACTGCGGGCCACCAAGGCAGAAGGCGGTTGGGGCGTGATCAATACGGAATATTGCTCGATCCACCCCACGTCCGACGACCTGCCCTTCCCTTACGCCTCGCTTTGGGACGACGGCGACATCAAGGCCCACGCGCTGATGACCGAGCAGGTCCACGAGTATGGCGCATTGGCCGGGGCCGAACTGTGGTATGGCGGCAGCCGGGCGAGCAACCTTTTCTCCCGTGAAGTTTCCATGGATGTTTCCAGTATGCCCAATCTGGCCGGCAATCCCTACCAGACCCGGGCCATGGACAAATCCGATATCCGCGACCTCAGGCTTTGGCACCGCCAGGCCGCCCTGCGCGCCAGGGAGGCCGGGTTCGATGTCGTCTACGTCTACGCCACCCATGGCTATCTGCTGTCGCATTTCCTGTCACCGGAAACCAACACCCGCACCGATGAATACGGCGGCTCACTGGAAAACCGGGTCCGTCTGGTTCGTGAACTGATCGAGGAAACAAAAGAAGCGGTCGGCGACACCTGCGCCGTGGCGGTACGTTTTTCCGCCGATGAAACCACCGGCGAGGACGGTGTACCGATCACTGGCGAAAGCCGCGAGATGCTTGAAATAATGGCCGAACTGCCCGACCTGTGGGACATCAACATCAACGACTACAGCTACGAAATGGGCCATTCGCGCTTCGCCAAGGAAGGGGCGCTCGAGGACTATATGTCTTTCGTCAAGTCGGTGACCACGAAACCGGTTGTCACCGTCGGTCGCTTCACCTCGCCTGACGCCATGCTGTCCCAAGTCAAGCGCGGCATTGTCGATTTCATTGGCGCCGCCCGCCCGTCCATTGCCGATCCGTTCATCCCGACAAAAATTCGCGAAGGCCGCTTTGAAGATATTCGCGAATGCATCGGCTGCAACATTTGTTATTCAGGTGATGGTCAGAGCGTTCCCATCCGCTGCACCCAGAACCCGACCATGTCCGAGGAATGGCGACGCGGCTGGCACCCTGAAAAAATTCAAAGTAAGGCATCCAATGCCAAGGTTCTTGTTGTCGGGGCCGGGCCGTCAGGACTTGAAGCCGCCCGCGCCCTTGGCCTGCGTGGTTACGAAGTGGCCGTCGCCGAAGCAACCCGCGACCTGGGTGGCCGGGTCAGCCGCGAGTCCGCCCTGCCGGGTTTAAATGAATGGGCACGGGTTCGCGATTACCGCCTGCAACAAATCGAGAAAATGCCAAATGTTGAAATTTACCGGGAAAGCGAGCTTACCGCCGAAGACGTATTGGCCTTCGAGGCCGAACACGTGGTCATCGCCACAGGGGCACACTGGCGGGCCGACGGTTTCGGTCGCCACCACCTGAAAGCCCTGACCACATTAGGGCCGAAGAAGAAGGTGTTCACCCCCGATGACATCATGGACGGCCGCCTGCCCGAAGGCCGGGTCGTGCTTTTTGATGACGATCACTACTATATGGGCGGGGTGATCGCCGAAAAACTGGCCAGCGCCGGGATCAGCGTGACGCTGGTAACGCCCGAGAACAAGGTCTCGGCCTGGGGCGAATACACCGTCGAGCAATCACGCACCCAGAGCAAGTTGATGGAGTTGGGTGTCGACATTGTCACCGCCCATGGCCTTGAGGCTTTTAATGGCAGAGAAGCGATGACCCGTTGCGTCTATAGCGACCGGGAAAAATCGATCGCCACGGACGCCCTGGTTATGGTCACGGCGCGACTGCCCAATGATGGGCTCTATCATGAACTGCTTGAGCTTAAAGAAACCGGCGCCAGCGGCGCACCGCAAACAGTGCAGCGCATTGGTGACTGTGACGCCCCGGCGATTATTGCAGCCGCCGTCTACGCCGGTCACCGTTACGCCCGCGAGCTTGAGGAAACAGAGCTGCAACCGCCCCATCGCGACCGCTTCGTGCCTGGCTAA
- a CDS encoding aminotransferase: MIPNIPFDTKDLQAKDNKWIHPWEELAKTGKQQRTVITGGDGIYVYDSDGNRLIDGPAGMWCVNVGHGRAEIAEAIAEQARRMTYYSPWSLTNAPAAELADKIVSIAPDGFNHVFFTTGGSTAVDSALRFTMFFNNVLGRPQKKHIISRHDAYHGSTFLASSCSGKERDKSYMDFEENFVHLLPSPNTYRRPEGMSVEDFCEAKVRDLEDKILELGADKVAAFIAEPILASGGVIMPPEGYHAKCASVCRQHDVLYISDEVVTGFGRLGHFFASKDVFNVDADIITSAKGLTSGYQPLGAVLINERVLSQVSSEEFSDAVFSSGFTYSGHPVACAAALKNIEIMEREKLFENVRTVGPYFQERLAELLDIPIVGDVRGMGLMGCVECVISKDHKDPLVMDYEIGNRIDKHCQSLGLMVRPMINMCVMSPPLTITPEQIDELVGILRKGIEMAMDDVRKEGIWNG, from the coding sequence ATGATCCCCAATATTCCTTTCGATACCAAAGACTTGCAGGCCAAGGACAATAAATGGATTCATCCTTGGGAAGAGCTTGCCAAGACCGGCAAGCAGCAACGCACGGTGATCACCGGCGGTGACGGGATTTACGTTTATGATTCTGACGGCAACCGCTTGATTGACGGCCCCGCCGGCATGTGGTGCGTCAATGTCGGCCATGGTCGCGCCGAAATCGCCGAAGCGATTGCCGAACAGGCCCGGCGCATGACCTATTACAGCCCGTGGAGCCTGACCAATGCTCCTGCGGCCGAACTGGCCGATAAAATCGTCAGCATCGCGCCGGATGGATTCAACCACGTGTTTTTCACAACCGGCGGTTCGACCGCGGTCGATTCAGCCCTTCGCTTCACCATGTTTTTCAATAATGTTCTGGGGCGACCGCAAAAAAAGCACATCATTTCCCGTCATGACGCCTATCACGGCAGCACCTTCCTCGCGTCTTCGTGTTCGGGTAAGGAACGCGACAAAAGCTATATGGATTTCGAGGAAAATTTCGTCCATCTGCTGCCCTCCCCCAACACCTACCGGCGTCCCGAAGGCATGAGCGTCGAAGATTTTTGTGAGGCTAAGGTCAGGGACCTGGAAGATAAAATTCTTGAGCTCGGCGCGGATAAAGTCGCCGCCTTCATCGCCGAACCGATTCTGGCTTCCGGCGGCGTGATCATGCCCCCAGAAGGCTATCACGCCAAATGCGCAAGCGTTTGTCGCCAGCACGATGTTCTTTACATCTCTGATGAAGTGGTCACAGGCTTCGGTCGGCTGGGGCATTTTTTCGCCAGCAAGGACGTATTCAATGTCGATGCTGACATCATCACCTCGGCCAAGGGTTTGACATCGGGCTACCAGCCTTTGGGCGCCGTGCTGATAAACGAGCGGGTTCTCTCACAGGTCAGCAGCGAGGAATTCAGCGACGCCGTTTTCTCCAGCGGCTTCACATATTCCGGCCATCCGGTGGCCTGCGCCGCGGCCCTTAAGAACATCGAAATCATGGAACGTGAAAAGCTGTTCGAAAACGTCCGCACGGTTGGCCCCTATTTTCAGGAACGCCTGGCTGAACTGCTCGACATCCCGATAGTCGGCGACGTTCGGGGGATGGGCCTGATGGGCTGCGTCGAATGCGTCATCAGTAAGGATCATAAAGACCCGCTTGTCATGGATTACGAGATCGGCAATCGCATCGACAAACACTGCCAGTCCTTAGGGCTGATGGTACGGCCAATGATTAACATGTGCGTAATGTCGCCGCCCTTGACCATCACGCCTGAGCAGATTGATGAACTGGTCGGCATCCTGCGCAAGGGTATTGAAATGGCCATGGATGATGTCCGCAAGGAGGGCATCTGGAATGGCTGA
- a CDS encoding extracellular solute-binding protein, with protein sequence MAEAAAAMAKAKSMPLKVTNWAEYIDEENLKKFEAEYGIKVIYDTYESAEAIDAKLLAGDTGYDVILHAAGDMARLIKAGGILQPLDKSKIDNLKHLDPALMSQMASDWDPGNKYFVPFMWGTHGVTYNKELVLETYPGAPIGSMDLIFDPAHIEKVAKCGVSMLDSPGDVIPMALASIGLDPNSTNPDDYKKVGEMLAKIRPFIKTFDNYAYQKMPQKEFCIAVTWGPDGLLAMSGAAEANTGVVLDFFLPEGQNKAQLWIDGWIIPADAKNVIGAHLFLDFFSRPEVGAADSNFTWYATANKTGKSMVDEEVTSSPAAFPTSEQVAKMYTTMVLPPKIERLQTRTWTDFKAGN encoded by the coding sequence ATGGCTGAAGCCGCAGCGGCAATGGCTAAGGCGAAGTCGATGCCGCTGAAAGTCACCAACTGGGCAGAGTATATAGACGAAGAGAATCTTAAGAAATTTGAAGCCGAGTACGGTATCAAGGTTATTTATGATACCTACGAATCAGCCGAAGCGATTGATGCGAAACTGCTGGCGGGTGATACCGGCTATGATGTGATTTTACATGCTGCGGGTGATATGGCGCGCCTGATCAAAGCAGGCGGTATTTTGCAACCCCTGGATAAATCGAAAATTGATAACCTCAAGCATCTTGATCCGGCACTGATGTCCCAGATGGCATCGGATTGGGATCCGGGCAACAAATACTTCGTGCCGTTCATGTGGGGCACCCACGGGGTGACCTATAACAAGGAACTGGTGCTTGAGACCTATCCGGGTGCGCCAATCGGTTCCATGGATCTGATTTTTGATCCCGCCCATATCGAGAAAGTCGCGAAGTGCGGTGTCTCCATGCTTGATTCGCCAGGCGACGTTATTCCCATGGCTCTTGCCTCTATTGGCCTTGACCCCAACTCGACCAATCCGGACGATTACAAAAAAGTTGGCGAAATGCTTGCTAAAATCCGTCCCTTCATCAAGACGTTCGACAACTACGCCTACCAGAAGATGCCGCAGAAAGAGTTCTGTATTGCGGTGACGTGGGGCCCCGATGGCCTGCTCGCCATGTCCGGCGCCGCCGAAGCCAACACCGGCGTGGTGCTTGATTTCTTCCTGCCTGAAGGCCAGAACAAGGCGCAGCTGTGGATCGATGGCTGGATCATTCCGGCGGACGCAAAAAATGTTATCGGGGCACACCTGTTCCTCGATTTCTTCTCGCGTCCTGAAGTCGGAGCCGCCGATAGCAACTTCACCTGGTATGCGACGGCGAACAAGACGGGCAAGTCCATGGTCGATGAAGAAGTGACCTCCAGCCCGGCCGCGTTCCCGACCTCTGAACAGGTCGCGAAGATGTACACCACGATGGTGTTGCCACCGAAGATCGAGCGTCTTCAAACACGCACGTGGACCGACTTCAAAGCCGGCAACTAG